One region of Suncus etruscus isolate mSunEtr1 chromosome 5, mSunEtr1.pri.cur, whole genome shotgun sequence genomic DNA includes:
- the C1QL2 gene encoding complement C1q-like protein 2 produces MALGLLIALPLLLQAAPPGAAHYEMMGTCRMICDPYSAAPSGGPAGAKAPPPGPSTAALEVMQDLSANPPPPFIQGPKGDPGRPGKPGPRGPPGEPGPPGPRGPPGEKGDSGRPGLPGLQLTAGTAGGVGVVGGGTGGGGDSEGEVTGALSAAFSGPKIAFYVGLKSPHEGYEVLKFDDVVTNLGNHYDPTTGKFSCQVRGIYFFTYHILMRGGDGTSMWADLCKNGQVRASAIAQDADQNYDYASNSVVLHLDSGDEVYVKLDGGKAHGGNNNKYSTFSGFLLYPD; encoded by the exons ATGGCGCTCGGCTTGCTCATCGCCCTGCCGCTGCTGCTGCAGGCGGCGCCCCCCGGCGCCGCGCACTACGAAATGATGGGCACCTGCCGCATGATCTGTGACCCCTACAGCGCCGCGCCCAGCGGGGGTCCCGCGGGGGCGAAGGCGCCGCCGCCCGGACCCAGCACGGCAGCCCTGGAAGTCATGCAAGACCTGAGCGCCAACCCGCCGCCCCCTTTTATCCAGGGACCCAAGGGCGATCCGGGGCGACCTGGGAAGCCAGGACCTCGAGGCCCCCCTGGAGAGCCGGGCCCGCCGGGACCCAGGGGGCCCCCGGGGGAGAAGGGCGACTCGGGGAGGCCTGGGCTACCCGGGTTGCAGCTGACGGCGGGCACTGCAGGCGGTGTCGGGGTGGTCGGTGGCGGAACCGGGGGCGGCGGCGACTCGGAGGGCGAAGTGACCGGCGCGCTCAGCGCCGCCTTTAGTGGCCCCAAGATCGCCTTCTACGTGGGTCTAAAGAGCCCCCACGAAGGTTACGAGGTGCTCAAGTTCGACGACGTGGTCACCAACCTGGGCAACCACTACGACCCCACAACCGGCAAGTTCAGTTGCCAGGTGCGCGGCATCTACTTTTTCACCTACCACATCCTCATGCGCGGCGGCGACGGTACCAGCATGTGGGCGGACCTCTGCAAGAACGGGCAG GTCCGGGCCAGCGCCATCGCGCAGGACGCAGACCAGAACTACGACTACGCCAGCAATAGCGTGGTGCTGCACCTTGATTCCGGGGACGAGGTGTATGTGAAGCTGGATGGTGGGAAGGCGCACGGAGGCAATAACAACAAGTACAGCACGTTCTCGGGCTTCCTGCTGTACCCTGACTAG